The Bos indicus x Bos taurus breed Angus x Brahman F1 hybrid chromosome 3, Bos_hybrid_MaternalHap_v2.0, whole genome shotgun sequence genome includes a window with the following:
- the CADM3 gene encoding cell adhesion molecule 3 isoform X2, producing MGAPSALPLLLLFACCWAPGGANLSQDDSQPWTSDETVVAGGTVVLKCQVKDHEDSSLQWSNPAQQTLYFGEKRALRDNRIQLVKSTPHELSISISNVALADEGEYTCSIFTMPVRTAKSLVTVLGIPQKPIISGYKSSLREKDKTTLSCQSSGSKPAAQLTWRKGDQELHGESTRIQEDPNGKTFTVSSSVTFQVTREDDGADIVCSVNHESLKGADRSTAQRIEVLYTPTAKIRPDPPHPREGQKLLLHCEGRGNPVPQQYVWEKEGSVPPLKMAQESALIFPFLNKSDSGTYGCTATSNMGSYKAYYTLNVNDPSPVPSSSSTYHAIIGGIVAFIVFLLLILLIFLGHYLIRHKGTYLTHEAKGSDDAPDADTAIINAEGGQSGGDDKKEYFI from the exons ACAGTCAGCCCTGGACATCTGATGAGACAGTGGTGGCTGGTGGCACCGTGGTGCTGAAGTGCCAAGTGAAAGACCATGAGGACTCATCCCTACAGTGGTCTAACCCTGCCCAGCAGACTCTCTACTTTGGGGAGAAGAGAG CCCTTCGAGATAATCGGATTCAGCTGGTTAAGTCTACACCCCATGagctcagcatcagcatcagcaacGTGGCCCTGGCCGATGAGGGCGAATACACTTGCTCCATCTTCACTATGCCCGTGAGAACTGCCAAGTCCCTCGTCACCGTGCTCG GAATCCCACAGAAGCCTATAATCAGTGGCTACAAGTCATCATTACGGGAAAAGGATAAAACCACCTTAAGCTGTCAGTCTTCTGGGAGCAAACCTGCAGCCCAGCTCACCTGGAGGAAGGGTGACCAAGAGCTCCATG GGGAATCTACCCGAATACAGGAAGATCCCAATGGCAAAACCTTCACCGTCAGCAGCTCAGTCACCTTCCAGGTCACCCGGGAGGATGATGGCGCAGACATCGTGTGCTCTGTGAACCATGAATCTCTAAAGGGAGCTGACAGATCCACTGCTCAACGCATAGAAGTTTTAT acACACCGACAGCGAAGATAAGGCCAGACCCTCCACATCCTCGCGAGGGCCAAAAGCTGTTGCTCCACTGTGAGGGACGTGGCAATCCCGT CCCCCAGCAGTACGTGTGGGAGAAGGAGGGCAGCGTGCCACCGCTGAAGATGGCCCAGGAGAGCGCCCTGATCTTCCCCTTCCTCAACAAGAGCGACAGTGGCACCTACGGCTGCACGGCCACCAGTAACATGGGCAGCTACAAGGCTTACTACACCCTCAACGTGAACG ACCCCAGCCCAGTGCCCTCGTCCTCCAGCACCTACCACGCCATCATTGGAGGGATCGTGGCTTTCATCGTCTTCTTGCTGCTCATCCTGCTCATCTTCCTCGGTCACTACTTGATCCGACACAAAG gaACCTACCTGACACACGAGGCAAAAGGCTCCGACGATGCCCCAGATGCGGACACAGCCATCATCAATGCAGAAGGCGGGCAGTCGGGCGGGGACGACAAGAAGGAATATTTCATCTAG
- the ACKR1 gene encoding atypical chemokine receptor 1, which produces MIHKEPPPKHIPLRLLASHGSSQQAPLTPSPTNTSLLNYLSLDQVQGDGETVRAISCPFPPISQHISYHHLTLHLWPPLPSFLVLGESLCAGKPPGFSASLSTFRKTWSPPFSFPECGSSPADSSLKTGSPWGQCCKWSWGSDRRWAWGKHFLNALPTPWPCPGLMPSLVPGAYLGTTATDRTTPAHLSARPAPSSVMGNCLYPVADDNSTKLAIKEDLLIDFPEDYYPDYNETDVEAAAPCHSCSLLNYSSLPFFILVSILGILASGTILYALLRPLFRWQLYQDRSTLVQLAVGSALFSIVVPILARGLSGALITSLCHLAHLVAYGSAFAQALLIGYHACLGPQLGAGQVPGLRLGVTVGLWGVAALLSLPVVLGSDTSQGLCTVTFSGEWETLRYIHAAACFAIFVLLPLGLLGTKGLKTVLGRAPCPWVDVLWVWFIFWWPQGMTLGLDSLVRSKAIVVSTCPAQQALDMLLDVAEALAILHCVATPLLLAWVCYQATHTSPPSLPLPTTQTSHLDTLGGKS; this is translated from the exons ATGATACACAAGGAGCCCCCACCCAAACACATACCGCTCAGGTTGCTGGCATCACATGGATCCAGCCAACAAGCACCACTAACACCCTCTCCCACAAACACGTCACTTTTGAACTATCTTTCCTTGGATCAAGTTCAAggggatggagaaacagtgagagCCATCAGCTGCCCTTTCCCTCCAATTTCCCAGCACATCTCTTACCACCATCTCACACTTCACCTCTGgccccctcttccttccttccttgtgcttggagaatccctttgTGCTGGAAAGCCCCCTGGCTTCTCAGCCTCCCTTTCCACCTTCAGAAAAACATGGTCCCCACCTTTTTCCTTTCCGGAGTGTGGGTCCTCACCAGCGGACTCCAGTCTCAAAACAGGAAGCCCCTGGGGTCAGTGCTGTAAGTGGTCCTGGGGCTCAGACAGGCGGTGGGCGTGGGGTAAACACTTCCTGAATGCCCTGCCCACCCCATGGCCCTGCCCAGGGCTGATGCCTTCATTAGTCCCTGGCGCTTATCTTGGAACCACAGCCACTGACAGAACTACCCCAGCCCATCTCTCTGCCCGCCCTGCACCCAGCAGCGTCATGGGGAACTGTCTTTACCCG GTGGCTGATGACAACTCCACCAAGTTGGCCATTAAAGAGGACTTGTTGATTGACTTTCCGGAGGACTACTATCCAGACTATAATGAGACCGACGTGGAAGCAGCTGCACCCTGCCACTCCTGCTCACTGCTCAACTACTCCTCACTGCCCTTCTTCATCCTTGTCAGCATCCTGGGCATCCTGGCTAGTGGGACCATCCTCTATGCGCTTCTCAGACCTTTGTTCCGCTGGCAGCTCTACCAGGACAGGTCTACCCTGGTGCAACTGGCCGTGGGCAGTGCCCTCTTCAGCATCGTGGTGCCCATCCTGGCACGGGGCCTCAGTGGGGCTCTCATCACCTCCCTGTGCCACCTGGCTCACTTGGTCGCCTATGGCTCAGCCTTTGCTCAAGCTCTGCTAATAGGGTACCATGCCTGCCTGGGCCCCCAGCTGGGTGCAGGCCAAGTCCCAGGCCTCAGGCTGGGGGTCACTGTGGGACTTTGGGGAGTGGCTGCCCTCCTGTCACTGCCAGTCGTGCTGGGCAGTGACACTTCCCAAGGACTCTGCACCGTGACCTTTAGCGGGGAGTGGGAAACATTGCGGTACATACACGCTGCAGCCTGCTTTGCCATATTTGTCTTGTTGCCACTGGGTTTGTTGGGAACCAAGGGGCTGAAGACGGTGCTGGGCAGGGCACCGTGCCCATGGGTTGATGTCCTGTGGGTCTGGTTCATTTTCTGGTGGCCTCAGGGCATGACTCTGGGATTGGACTCCCTAGTGAGGTCCAAGGCCATAGTGGTGTCAACATGTCCAGCCCAGCAGGCCCTGGACATGCTGCTGGATGTGGCAGAAGCCCTGGCAATATTGCACTGCGTGGCTACACCCCTGCTCCTTGCCTGGGTCTGCTACCAGGCCACTcacacctccccaccctccctgcctctgcctaCAACACAGACTTCTCATCTGGACACCCTTGGAGGCAAATCCTAG